In a single window of the Salmo trutta chromosome 21, fSalTru1.1, whole genome shotgun sequence genome:
- the LOC115157142 gene encoding forkhead box protein Q1, producing the protein MKLEVFCGNHHNEVKSLQELCSDAEGSVRSPLSGEEELGSDGDCVAHSPPPVTPGADGIGMGKPYIRRPKPPYSYIALIAMAIRDSTSGRLTLAEINDYLMTKFPFFRGSYTGWRNSVRHNLSLNDCFLKVLRDQSRPWGKDNYWMLNPHSEYTFADGVFRRRRKRINKKTGKEQDVSDHAADENAQVTITSTPPATTTGPSSVKFSSSFAIDSILSKPFKRQEWAEDSPTVAALTWPGYTQMMPHIMRGSPVALPHHAQSMFHVDSFAAHVLRAYGDGFYSEMDNRKDSYPAEYYSKA; encoded by the coding sequence ATGAAACTTGAAGTATTCTGTGGAAACCACCACAACGAGGTGAAATCTTTGCAGGAGCTGTGCAGCGATGCCGAGGGCAGCGTCCGCTCGCCTCTCTCCGGTGAGGAGGAGTTGGGTTCGGATGGGGACTGCGTGGCGCACAGCCCGCCACCTGTCACACCCGGCGCAGACGGCATAGGCATGGGCAAACCGTACATACGGAGACCAAAACCTCCGTACTCTTACATCGCACTGATTGCCATGGCTATCCGTGACTCAACATCTGGTCGTCTGACTCTGGCAGAGATCAATGACTATCTGATGACAAAGTTTCCATTTTTCCGGGGCAGCTACACTGGTTGGAGAAATTCGGTGCGCCACAACTTGTCACTTAACGACTGTTTTCTAAAGGTCCTCCGGGACCAGTCCAGACCATGGGGAAAAGACAACTACTGGATGCTGAATCCTCACAGCGAGTACACCTTCGCTGACGGAGTGTTCCGACGCAGGAGAAAGCGCATCAATAAAAAGACAGGCAAAGAGCAAGACGTCTCTGACCATGCTGCCGACGAGAACGCGCAAGTCACCATAACATCCACACCACCAGCCACTACAACCGGACCCAGCAGTGTCAAGTTCTCCAGTTCCTTCGCTATAGACAGTATCCTCAGCAAACCGTTCAAGAGACAGGAGTGGGCAGAGGATTCTCCCACCGTTGCTGCATTAACGTGGCCCGGTTACACTCAGATGATGCCACACATTATGAGAGGATCACCTGTCGCCTTGCCACATCACGCCCAGTCGATGTTCCATGTGGACTCATTCGCTGCGCATGTGCTGAGGGCATACGGTGATGGATTTTATTCAGAGATGGACAATCGAAAAGACAGTTACCCCGCAGAATATTATTCAAAGGCATAA